The following are from one region of the Candidatus Kinetoplastibacterium crithidii genome:
- the rpsK gene encoding 30S ribosomal protein S11, whose product MAKNSVSGSSRIRKKIKKNVSDGIAHIHASFNNTIVTITDRQGNALSWATSGSSGFKGSRKSTPFAAQVAAETAGRAALDFGIKTLEVRIKGPGPGRESSVRALNALGIKISSIADITPVPHNGCRPPKRRRI is encoded by the coding sequence ATGGCGAAAAACTCTGTAAGCGGTTCTTCACGTATCCGCAAAAAAATAAAAAAAAATGTTTCTGATGGTATAGCGCATATACATGCTTCTTTCAATAATACTATCGTAACTATAACAGATAGACAAGGTAACGCTTTGTCTTGGGCGACTTCAGGTTCTTCTGGTTTCAAGGGATCAAGAAAGTCAACTCCATTTGCTGCACAGGTAGCTGCTGAAACTGCTGGACGTGCTGCATTGGATTTTGGAATAAAAACTCTCGAGGTACGTATTAAAGGACCTGGACCTGGACGTGAATCTTCTGTTAGAGCCTTGAATGCTCTTGGTATTAAAATTTCAAGTATAGCAGATATCACTCCTGTTCCTCACAATGGATGTCGTCCTCCAAAGCGTCGTCGTATATAA
- the rpsM gene encoding 30S ribosomal protein S13: MARIAGINIPPQQHAEIGLTAIFGIGRSSARKICEASGVSVSKKIKDMTDAELERIREQVNLFTVEGDLRREIQFSIKRLIDLGTYRGMRHKRGLPVRGQRTRTNARTRKGPRRAAASLKK; encoded by the coding sequence ATGGCCCGTATTGCTGGCATTAATATTCCGCCACAACAGCATGCTGAGATTGGTCTTACCGCAATTTTTGGTATTGGACGTTCTAGTGCTCGCAAAATTTGTGAAGCTTCTGGAGTTTCTGTTAGCAAAAAAATAAAGGATATGACCGATGCGGAATTGGAGCGGATTCGTGAACAAGTTAATTTGTTCACTGTAGAAGGTGATCTTCGTCGAGAGATTCAATTTTCAATTAAAAGGTTAATTGATCTTGGTACATATCGTGGTATGCGTCATAAAAGGGGGCTTCCCGTTCGAGGTCAGAGAACTCGCACTAATGCTCGTACTCGAAAGGGTCCACGTCGTGCTGCTGCCTCTCTGAAAAAATAA
- the rpmJ gene encoding 50S ribosomal protein L36, whose product MKVMASVKRVCRNCKVIKRHGVVRIICTDPRHKQRQG is encoded by the coding sequence ATGAAAGTAATGGCATCGGTTAAGCGGGTTTGCCGCAATTGTAAGGTAATTAAACGTCATGGAGTAGTGCGAATTATTTGCACCGATCCACGTCATAAACAGCGTCAAGGTTAG
- the infA gene encoding translation initiation factor IF-1 yields the protein MSKDDVIQMQGEVLENLPNANFRVKLENGHVVLGHISGKMRMHYIRILPGDKVTVELTPYDLTRARIIFRAK from the coding sequence ATGTCTAAGGACGATGTCATACAAATGCAGGGAGAGGTTTTGGAAAATCTTCCAAATGCGAATTTTCGCGTTAAGCTCGAAAATGGTCATGTAGTTTTAGGTCATATATCTGGTAAGATGCGCATGCATTACATCAGAATATTGCCTGGAGATAAAGTGACTGTAGAGCTAACACCTTATGATCTTACTAGGGCTCGAATTATTTTCCGTGCCAAGTAA
- the secY gene encoding preprotein translocase subunit SecY → MAKGISSLGNNLGYSDLKRRALFLVLALLVYRIGTHVPVPGVDPYALEELFNRNQGGIISLFNMFSGGALSRFSVFALGIMPYISASIFVQLLSVIVPSLHALKKEGEAGRRKISRYTRYITVLIALVQAIGVTLVLDSQQGLIIDSSFFYQFTRVLTLVSGTMFVMWLGEQITERGLGNGISMIIFAGIVSELPSAIFALLEMVRVYSITLFAAFFIIAVVIVVTFLVVFVEMGQRKIVVNYAQRQVGNKIYRGQNSHLPLKLNMSGVIPPIFASALMLLPATVASWFSEVEHMDWLSKLAEYLSPRQPVYLVLYSVLIVFFCFFYTALVFNSRETADNLKKSGALIPGIRPGEQTSRYIDKILTRLTLVGALYILIICLVPEFLVSKWSVPFSFGGTSLLIIVVVTMDFMTQVQTCLMSYQYDSLLKKANFKS, encoded by the coding sequence GTGGCTAAAGGAATTTCATCTTTGGGCAATAATCTGGGTTATTCTGATTTAAAAAGGAGAGCGTTGTTTCTTGTTCTAGCTCTTTTAGTTTATCGTATTGGTACTCATGTTCCTGTTCCAGGTGTTGATCCCTACGCTTTAGAAGAACTTTTTAATAGAAATCAAGGTGGTATTATAAGTTTATTTAATATGTTTTCTGGTGGAGCTTTATCTAGATTTTCAGTGTTTGCTTTAGGTATTATGCCATATATATCTGCTTCTATTTTTGTGCAGTTATTAAGTGTCATTGTTCCTTCATTGCATGCTTTGAAAAAGGAAGGTGAGGCAGGAAGAAGAAAAATATCTAGATATACAAGATATATTACAGTTTTGATTGCGTTAGTGCAGGCTATTGGTGTTACATTAGTTCTAGATTCACAGCAAGGTTTGATCATAGATAGCAGTTTTTTCTATCAGTTTACAAGAGTCTTAACTTTAGTTTCCGGTACTATGTTTGTTATGTGGCTTGGAGAGCAAATTACAGAAAGAGGTTTAGGTAATGGGATTTCCATGATAATATTTGCTGGAATAGTGTCGGAACTTCCGAGTGCTATTTTTGCTCTTTTAGAAATGGTTCGCGTTTATTCAATAACATTATTTGCTGCCTTTTTTATCATTGCTGTTGTTATTGTTGTAACTTTTTTAGTAGTTTTTGTTGAGATGGGTCAACGTAAAATTGTTGTTAATTATGCTCAACGTCAAGTTGGGAATAAGATTTATAGAGGACAGAACTCTCATTTACCATTAAAATTAAATATGTCTGGAGTTATACCTCCTATATTTGCTTCTGCTCTTATGTTGCTTCCTGCCACTGTTGCAAGTTGGTTTTCTGAAGTAGAACATATGGATTGGTTAAGTAAATTGGCTGAATATTTGTCTCCTAGACAACCTGTTTATTTAGTTTTATATTCTGTTCTTATAGTGTTTTTTTGTTTTTTTTATACGGCTTTAGTATTTAATAGCAGAGAAACAGCTGATAATCTCAAAAAAAGCGGAGCTTTGATACCTGGTATTAGACCAGGAGAGCAAACCTCACGTTATATTGATAAAATATTAACTAGGTTAACTTTGGTTGGTGCTTTATATATTTTAATTATATGTCTTGTTCCAGAGTTCTTGGTTTCTAAGTGGAGTGTGCCTTTTAGTTTTGGAGGTACTTCTCTCTTAATAATTGTGGTTGTAACGATGGACTTTATGACACAGGTTCAAACTTGTCTTATGTCTTATCAGTACGATTCTTTGCTTAAGAAAGCTAATTTCAAGAGTTAG
- the rplO gene encoding 50S ribosomal protein L15, whose amino-acid sequence MLEIRLNSLSPAEGSKFSRRRVGRGIGSGFGKTAGRGHKGQKSRSGGFHKVGFEGGQMPLQRRLPKRGFRQLDQHLYAQISLSDLQKLSTEEVDLQILKAAGLIKNGVKFVKLIKSGSVSRKFILKGISVSAGARVAIEEIGGSIL is encoded by the coding sequence ATGTTAGAAATTAGATTGAATTCTCTTAGTCCTGCTGAGGGCAGTAAATTTTCTAGGCGTAGAGTTGGTCGTGGTATAGGGTCTGGTTTTGGTAAAACGGCAGGTCGTGGTCATAAAGGCCAAAAGTCTCGTTCTGGTGGATTTCATAAAGTTGGTTTCGAGGGAGGACAAATGCCTTTGCAAAGACGTCTTCCTAAGAGAGGTTTTAGACAATTAGATCAGCATCTTTATGCCCAAATTAGCTTGTCTGATTTGCAGAAATTATCGACAGAAGAGGTTGATTTACAAATTTTAAAAGCTGCTGGTTTGATAAAAAACGGTGTTAAATTTGTTAAGCTTATAAAATCTGGTTCTGTATCTCGTAAGTTTATATTAAAAGGGATTTCTGTTTCTGCTGGTGCACGTGTTGCAATAGAAGAGATTGGTGGATCAATATTATAA
- the rpmD gene encoding 50S ribosomal protein L30, with amino-acid sequence MTNKQIKIQLLRSTIGTRKDHRDTIRGLGLRKVNSTSILNDTPEVRGMVRKVNYLIDVSDI; translated from the coding sequence ATGACTAATAAGCAGATAAAAATTCAGCTTTTACGTTCTACGATAGGGACTAGGAAAGATCATCGTGATACTATTAGAGGTCTTGGTTTGCGCAAGGTAAATAGTACTAGTATTTTAAATGATACCCCTGAAGTGAGAGGAATGGTTCGTAAAGTGAATTATCTTATTGATGTTTCAGATATCTAG
- the rpsE gene encoding 30S ribosomal protein S5, with product MAKVQGKSNTDKENNDGLREKMIAVNRVSKVVKGGRTMSFAALTVVGDGDGRIGMGKGKAREVPMSVQKAMEQARRNMFKVSLRNGTLQHVVIGKHGASKVIISPASEGSGVIAGGPMRAIFEVMGVRNVVAKSLGSSNPYNLVRATFNGLRSSSTPSEVAAKRGKSVEEILG from the coding sequence ATGGCCAAAGTACAAGGCAAAAGTAATACAGATAAAGAAAACAATGATGGTTTGCGTGAAAAAATGATAGCAGTAAACCGTGTCAGTAAAGTGGTGAAGGGAGGTAGGACGATGAGTTTTGCTGCTTTGACCGTTGTTGGTGATGGGGATGGCCGTATAGGCATGGGTAAGGGAAAGGCTCGTGAAGTTCCTATGTCTGTGCAAAAGGCTATGGAACAAGCTCGCCGTAATATGTTTAAGGTTTCTTTAAGAAACGGTACTTTACAGCATGTTGTGATTGGTAAGCATGGTGCTTCTAAAGTTATTATTTCTCCAGCATCTGAGGGTTCTGGTGTTATAGCTGGTGGTCCAATGCGTGCTATTTTTGAAGTAATGGGAGTACGGAATGTTGTTGCAAAAAGTTTAGGTTCTAGTAATCCTTATAACTTAGTTCGTGCTACATTTAATGGCTTGCGTTCTTCTTCTACTCCATCAGAGGTGGCTGCTAAAAGAGGTAAAAGTGTTGAGGAAATTTTGGGGTAA
- the rplR gene encoding 50S ribosomal protein L18, translating into MNKKNSRLRRAVPTRRRIRELQVNRLSIFRSNLHIYANIISPDGDRVLVSASTIEAEVRSLVSAQTTHGGNKIAAAIVGARIAEKAKAAGIDQVAFDRSGFRYHGRVKELADAARNAGLKF; encoded by the coding sequence ATGAATAAAAAAAATTCCAGATTACGTCGAGCAGTTCCAACTAGACGTAGAATTAGGGAATTACAGGTTAATCGTCTTTCTATCTTTCGTTCTAATTTGCATATATATGCAAATATTATTTCGCCTGATGGAGATAGAGTTTTAGTTAGTGCTTCCACTATAGAAGCGGAAGTGCGTTCTTTGGTTTCTGCTCAAACTACACATGGTGGTAATAAAATAGCTGCTGCTATAGTTGGTGCTCGTATTGCAGAAAAAGCTAAAGCTGCTGGAATTGATCAAGTTGCTTTTGATCGTTCGGGATTTCGTTATCATGGTAGAGTGAAAGAACTTGCGGATGCAGCACGTAATGCTGGCTTAAAGTTTTAA
- the rplF gene encoding 50S ribosomal protein L6: MSRIAKYPIEIPAGVQAKIEGESIVVSGKLGVLTQCLDKDVKVELLDNKISFSLVQVTEQSKAMIGTLRALVSNMVMGVSKGFERKLLLVGVGYRASLQNNTVKLQLGFSHDVLYPLPNGISAQITSPTEILIKGIDKQAVGQVAAKIRSYRSPEPYKGKGIRYADEKVMLKEAKKK, from the coding sequence ATGTCACGAATAGCTAAATATCCTATTGAAATTCCTGCTGGAGTTCAGGCAAAGATTGAGGGTGAGAGTATTGTTGTTAGTGGAAAATTAGGTGTGCTCACACAATGCCTAGATAAAGATGTTAAGGTAGAGCTACTTGATAATAAGATTAGTTTTTCTTTAGTCCAAGTTACAGAGCAATCAAAAGCAATGATTGGAACTTTACGAGCGCTTGTATCAAATATGGTTATGGGTGTTAGTAAAGGCTTTGAACGAAAATTACTTTTAGTTGGTGTTGGCTATAGAGCATCTCTTCAAAACAATACTGTTAAGTTACAGCTTGGATTTTCACATGATGTTTTATATCCATTGCCAAATGGTATTTCTGCACAGATAACTTCTCCAACAGAGATATTGATAAAGGGTATAGATAAACAAGCAGTTGGTCAGGTAGCAGCTAAAATTAGGTCTTATCGTTCTCCTGAGCCTTATAAAGGCAAAGGTATTAGGTATGCTGATGAGAAAGTTATGCTTAAAGAAGCTAAGAAGAAATAA
- the rpsH gene encoding 30S ribosomal protein S8: MSMSDPIADMLTRIRNAQQADKLTVSMPSSNIKMAIAAVLKEEGYVDNFQIKGVVSKPELEITLKYYAGRPVIEKIDRVSRPGLRVYKKSIGIPQVMNGLGIAIVSTSRGVMTDRKARANGVGGEILCYVA; encoded by the coding sequence ATGAGCATGAGCGATCCGATTGCTGATATGTTGACTCGTATTCGCAACGCACAGCAAGCTGATAAATTAACAGTTAGTATGCCTTCTTCAAATATTAAAATGGCTATAGCTGCTGTTTTAAAGGAAGAAGGTTATGTAGATAATTTTCAAATTAAAGGAGTCGTTTCTAAACCTGAATTAGAAATTACTCTTAAATATTATGCAGGCCGTCCGGTTATAGAAAAAATTGATCGTGTTTCGCGTCCTGGTTTGCGTGTATATAAAAAAAGTATAGGTATTCCACAAGTGATGAATGGTTTAGGAATAGCTATTGTTTCAACTTCGCGAGGTGTTATGACTGATCGTAAAGCTCGGGCTAATGGAGTTGGTGGTGAAATTTTATGTTACGTGGCTTAA
- the rpsN gene encoding 30S ribosomal protein S14 — translation MAKLSLINRDVKRIRLAAKFAVKRAELKSLIQDNSKSEEERYQARLKLQQLPRNANPTRQRNRCLITGRPRGVFRQFGLARHKLREMAMRGEIPGMTKASW, via the coding sequence ATGGCTAAACTATCCCTTATAAATCGTGATGTTAAGCGCATAAGATTGGCTGCTAAGTTTGCGGTAAAACGTGCTGAGTTGAAAAGTTTAATCCAAGATAACTCTAAGAGTGAAGAGGAGCGTTATCAGGCTAGACTTAAACTTCAGCAGTTACCAAGAAATGCCAATCCAACTAGACAACGTAATCGTTGTCTTATTACAGGGCGCCCTAGGGGTGTTTTTCGTCAGTTTGGTTTGGCACGTCATAAGTTACGCGAAATGGCAATGCGAGGAGAAATTCCTGGCATGACCAAAGCTAGCTGGTAG
- the rplE gene encoding 50S ribosomal protein L5, translating to MSRLQDLYKNEIVHSLLSKFGYKSIMEAPRVSKITLNMGVSEAVADKKIIDNAVSDLSRIAGQKAVITKTRKAIAGFKIRENYPIGCMVTLRGERMYEFLDRLVSIALPRVRDFRGVSARAFDGRGNYNVGVKEQIIFPEIEYDKVDVIRGLNISINTTAKTDEEAKALLVAFGFPFRN from the coding sequence ATGTCTAGATTACAAGATTTATATAAGAACGAGATTGTACATTCTTTACTTTCTAAGTTTGGATATAAAAGTATAATGGAAGCACCTCGTGTTTCTAAAATCACTTTGAATATGGGTGTTTCAGAGGCAGTTGCCGATAAAAAGATTATTGATAATGCTGTATCTGATTTAAGTAGAATAGCTGGTCAGAAAGCTGTTATAACTAAGACTCGTAAAGCTATAGCTGGTTTTAAAATTCGAGAGAACTATCCAATAGGTTGCATGGTTACGCTGCGTGGCGAACGTATGTATGAATTTCTGGATCGTTTAGTATCTATTGCATTACCTAGAGTGCGTGATTTTAGAGGGGTTTCTGCTCGTGCATTTGATGGTCGTGGCAATTATAATGTTGGTGTTAAAGAACAAATTATTTTTCCTGAGATCGAGTATGATAAAGTGGATGTAATAAGAGGTTTAAACATTAGCATAAATACTACAGCGAAGACTGATGAGGAAGCAAAAGCTTTATTGGTAGCTTTTGGTTTTCCTTTTCGTAATTAA
- the rplX gene encoding 50S ribosomal protein L24: MNKIRKGDEVIVLSGRDRKKRGIVLSVVDKEHLLVEGINVVKKHLKPNPMTNNPGGIVDKTMPIHISNVALFNSETGKGERVGIQKKDVGGKVRIFRSNGSVVGTKS, from the coding sequence ATGAATAAAATTCGTAAAGGAGATGAAGTAATTGTTCTTTCTGGTCGTGATAGGAAAAAACGAGGAATTGTTTTATCCGTGGTAGACAAAGAACATTTATTGGTAGAAGGTATTAATGTTGTTAAAAAACATCTTAAACCAAACCCTATGACTAATAATCCTGGTGGTATTGTAGATAAAACAATGCCTATACATATTTCAAATGTTGCTCTTTTTAATTCCGAAACAGGTAAAGGAGAGCGAGTTGGCATTCAGAAAAAAGATGTTGGTGGTAAAGTTAGAATTTTTCGTTCCAATGGTAGTGTTGTTGGTACTAAATCATAG
- the rplN gene encoding 50S ribosomal protein L14 produces MIQMQTTLDVADNTGARHVMCIKVLGGSKRRYAGIGDVIKVSVKDAAPRGRVKKGEVYNAVIVRATKGVRRKDGSLIRFGSNAAVLLNSKLEPIGTRIFGPVTRELRGERFMKIVSLAPEVL; encoded by the coding sequence ATGATCCAAATGCAGACCACGCTTGATGTGGCCGATAATACTGGTGCACGCCATGTGATGTGTATTAAAGTTCTCGGTGGGTCCAAGCGACGTTATGCCGGAATCGGCGATGTTATTAAAGTAAGTGTTAAAGATGCTGCTCCACGTGGTAGAGTAAAAAAAGGTGAGGTTTATAATGCAGTAATAGTTAGAGCTACTAAAGGAGTCCGTAGAAAAGACGGTTCTTTGATTCGTTTTGGTAGTAATGCGGCTGTTTTATTAAATTCTAAATTAGAACCTATAGGGACCCGTATTTTTGGTCCTGTTACTCGTGAATTGCGTGGTGAGAGATTTATGAAGATTGTATCTTTAGCTCCAGAGGTTTTGTAA
- the rpsQ gene encoding 30S ribosomal protein S17, producing the protein MNTIVEQVSKRQRVLIGKVISSKMNKSVVVQVERRVKHPLLGKVVTRSANYKAHDEENKYKDGDIVEIKECRPISRDKSWMVVSLVTAATLI; encoded by the coding sequence ATGAATACAATAGTAGAACAGGTTTCTAAACGTCAACGCGTTTTAATAGGTAAAGTTATTAGTAGTAAGATGAATAAATCTGTTGTTGTTCAAGTGGAAAGAAGAGTAAAACATCCACTTTTAGGTAAAGTGGTTACTCGTTCTGCGAACTATAAAGCACACGATGAAGAAAATAAGTATAAAGATGGGGATATTGTTGAAATTAAAGAGTGTAGACCAATTTCTCGTGATAAGTCATGGATGGTTGTATCTTTAGTTACAGCTGCAACTTTAATTTAA
- the rpmC gene encoding 50S ribosomal protein L29 — translation MKANELRLKEMSELHVELESLLKTQFKLRMQIATKQLVNTSQISKVRKSIARIRTILTEKARKKIK, via the coding sequence ATGAAGGCTAATGAACTTCGTTTAAAGGAAATGTCTGAGCTTCATGTGGAATTAGAAAGCTTGTTAAAGACACAATTTAAATTGCGTATGCAGATAGCTACCAAGCAACTTGTTAATACATCTCAAATAAGTAAGGTTCGTAAGAGTATTGCTAGAATACGTACTATTCTTACTGAGAAAGCAAGGAAAAAAATCAAATGA
- the rplP gene encoding 50S ribosomal protein L16 — protein sequence MLQPARRKYRKEHKGRNTGLAGSGANVSFGEFGLKATGRGRLTARQIESARRAINRHIKRGGRVWIRIFPDKPISQKPAEVRMGNGKGNPEYWVSEIQPGKVLYEMEGVSEELAREAFRLAAAKLPISTTFVSRRIGGS from the coding sequence ATGTTACAACCGGCTCGTAGAAAATATAGAAAAGAACATAAGGGTCGTAATACAGGTCTTGCAGGTAGTGGAGCAAATGTTTCATTTGGAGAATTTGGCTTAAAAGCTACAGGTAGAGGAAGGCTAACAGCACGACAAATAGAGTCTGCCAGGCGCGCTATAAATAGACATATAAAACGTGGTGGCCGTGTATGGATTAGAATTTTTCCTGATAAACCAATATCTCAAAAACCTGCCGAGGTTAGAATGGGTAATGGAAAAGGTAATCCGGAGTATTGGGTATCTGAAATTCAACCAGGAAAAGTTTTGTATGAAATGGAAGGTGTTAGTGAAGAGCTCGCTCGTGAAGCTTTTCGATTAGCTGCTGCCAAGTTGCCTATTTCGACAACATTCGTATCTCGTCGTATAGGCGGTTCTTAA
- the rpsC gene encoding 30S ribosomal protein S3 → MGQKIYPTGFRLSVSRNWSSKWYSEDRDFSAILAGDIRIREYLKKKLKNASVSRVLIERPAKNARVTIYSARPGVVIGKKGEDIEILKSDLQKLAGVPVHVNIEEVRKPEIDAQLIADSIAQQLEKRIMFRRAMKRAMQNAMRLGAQGIKIMSSGRLNGIEIARTEWYREGRVPLHTLRAGIDYGTAEARTTYGIIGIKVWVYKGDMSLSSESLVDTTVRDDEQRKPRKSSRGEKTDHKTTRQRHRSRSTVKVAATSSSSEGD, encoded by the coding sequence ATGGGACAAAAGATTTATCCTACAGGTTTTCGTCTGTCAGTTTCTAGAAATTGGTCTTCTAAATGGTATTCTGAAGATCGAGATTTTAGTGCTATATTGGCAGGTGATATTAGGATTCGGGAGTATTTGAAGAAAAAACTAAAGAATGCTTCTGTTAGTCGTGTGTTGATTGAGAGGCCAGCTAAAAACGCTCGTGTTACCATTTATTCAGCCCGTCCAGGTGTTGTAATAGGTAAAAAGGGTGAGGATATAGAAATTCTTAAGTCGGACTTGCAAAAATTAGCAGGAGTTCCTGTTCATGTAAATATAGAAGAGGTAAGAAAACCTGAGATTGATGCTCAGTTAATAGCTGATTCTATAGCGCAGCAATTAGAAAAAAGAATAATGTTTCGCAGAGCTATGAAAAGAGCCATGCAAAATGCTATGCGCTTAGGAGCTCAGGGTATTAAGATTATGAGTTCAGGTCGGTTAAATGGTATAGAAATAGCTAGAACTGAATGGTATAGAGAAGGGCGAGTTCCTTTGCATACTTTGAGAGCTGGAATCGATTATGGTACAGCTGAAGCTCGTACTACCTATGGTATTATAGGTATAAAGGTATGGGTATATAAAGGAGATATGTCTTTAAGTAGTGAATCTTTAGTTGATACTACAGTGAGAGATGATGAGCAAAGAAAACCTCGTAAATCTTCTCGTGGAGAAAAGACAGATCATAAAACAACACGCCAACGTCATCGTAGTCGCTCAACTGTTAAAGTTGCAGCAACTTCTTCATCTAGTGAAGGGGATTAA
- the rplV gene encoding 50S ribosomal protein L22, which produces METTAVIRGVHISSQKTRLVADLIRGKTVAQALNILKFSPKKAAGILKKAVDSAIANAEHNNGADIDELRVNAIFIDKGQSMKRFSARAKGRGNRIEKQTCHITVKVGS; this is translated from the coding sequence ATGGAAACTACTGCTGTTATTCGTGGAGTTCACATATCTTCTCAGAAAACACGTTTGGTTGCTGATTTAATTAGAGGCAAAACAGTTGCGCAAGCTCTTAATATCCTAAAGTTTTCTCCTAAGAAAGCTGCTGGTATTTTAAAGAAAGCAGTTGATTCTGCTATAGCTAATGCAGAACATAATAATGGTGCTGATATAGATGAGTTGCGAGTGAACGCAATTTTTATTGATAAAGGTCAATCGATGAAGCGATTTTCTGCAAGAGCTAAAGGTCGTGGTAATCGTATTGAGAAGCAAACATGTCATATTACAGTTAAAGTCGGATCCTAG
- the rpsS gene encoding 30S ribosomal protein S19, with protein sequence MSRSIKKGPFVDLHLMKKIDAAVAGRDKKPIKTWSRRSTVLPEFIGLTIAVHNGRQQVPVYINENMVGHKLGEFALTRTFKGHAADKKAKR encoded by the coding sequence ATGTCACGTTCAATCAAAAAAGGTCCTTTTGTAGATCTTCATCTTATGAAAAAAATAGATGCAGCTGTTGCTGGTAGAGACAAAAAACCAATTAAAACTTGGTCTAGGCGTTCTACTGTTTTACCTGAGTTTATTGGGTTGACAATTGCTGTGCATAATGGACGTCAGCAAGTTCCTGTTTATATTAATGAAAATATGGTTGGTCACAAGCTTGGAGAGTTTGCTTTGACTAGAACCTTTAAAGGACATGCTGCAGATAAAAAGGCGAAAAGGTAA
- the rplB gene encoding 50S ribosomal protein L2 encodes MTILKVKPTSPGRRGLIKITGQSLHKGDPFFPLLEKQKRGSGRNNNGHITIRHKGGGHKQAYRIVDFRRDKDGIPAKVERIEYDPNRSANIALLCYADGERRYIIAPRNLEIGVTLISGVDAPIKAGNTLPIRNIPVGSTIHCIEMRPGKGAQLSRSAGSSAVLLAREGVYAQIRLRSGEVRSIHVDCRATLGEVGNAEHSLKQIGKAGAMRWRGVRPTVRGVAMNPVDHPHGGGEGRTGEAREPVSPWGTPAKGYKTRRNKRTSNMIVQRRKNK; translated from the coding sequence ATGACTATTTTAAAAGTAAAGCCAACCTCTCCTGGTAGGAGAGGTCTAATTAAAATAACAGGTCAATCTTTGCATAAAGGCGATCCATTTTTTCCTCTTTTAGAAAAACAAAAAAGAGGATCTGGTCGTAATAATAATGGACATATTACAATCAGGCATAAAGGTGGTGGTCATAAACAAGCCTATAGAATTGTAGATTTTCGTCGTGATAAAGATGGAATTCCAGCGAAAGTAGAACGTATTGAATATGATCCTAACCGTAGTGCTAATATTGCTTTATTATGTTATGCAGATGGAGAGAGACGTTATATTATAGCTCCTAGAAATTTAGAGATAGGTGTAACGCTTATTTCTGGTGTTGACGCACCTATCAAGGCAGGTAATACATTACCTATTAGAAATATACCTGTTGGGTCTACTATACACTGTATAGAGATGCGTCCTGGTAAGGGAGCTCAATTATCTAGGTCAGCTGGTTCTTCAGCTGTATTGCTTGCTAGAGAAGGTGTTTATGCCCAAATTCGTCTCAGATCTGGAGAGGTTCGCAGTATTCATGTTGATTGTCGAGCTACTCTTGGTGAGGTCGGTAATGCAGAGCACAGTCTTAAACAGATAGGTAAGGCAGGAGCTATGCGTTGGCGAGGAGTTCGTCCTACTGTTAGAGGTGTGGCTATGAATCCGGTTGATCATCCACATGGTGGTGGAGAAGGACGAACAGGGGAAGCTCGTGAACCGGTTAGTCCATGGGGAACTCCTGCTAAGGGATATAAAACTCGTCGTAATAAAAGGACTAGCAATATGATTGTCCAGCGACGTAAAAACAAATAA
- the rplW gene encoding 50S ribosomal protein L23: MNAERLMQIILSPVVTEKATFIADKHRQVIFRVLPDATKLEVKAAVELLFKVQVDSVAMLNRKGKVKKFGRFMGRRRHEKKAYISLRDGYEINFAEVA, translated from the coding sequence ATGAACGCAGAACGTTTAATGCAAATAATTTTATCTCCTGTAGTTACCGAAAAAGCTACTTTTATTGCTGATAAACATCGTCAGGTTATTTTTCGAGTGTTGCCAGATGCAACTAAATTAGAAGTTAAGGCAGCAGTAGAATTATTATTTAAAGTTCAAGTTGATTCTGTTGCTATGCTTAATCGCAAGGGTAAAGTTAAGAAATTTGGTCGTTTTATGGGCCGTAGGCGCCATGAGAAAAAAGCATATATTTCTCTTCGTGATGGTTATGAAATTAACTTTGCAGAGGTGGCATAA